aatgctacaatttttaaaaaatcattcatttTGTAAGGGAAAAACCTCACCTCTATAATAGGAAAGGTGTGTGTTTGCTAAACTGAGAGTATTTGCTGAGAGTGGAGGAAAATTTAAAACCTTGGGAGCGTTATCCCAAGGAGTACAAGGCACTATTATTTGAGTCTGTGAAAAATCAATTGAAAATATGGCTTTTGTTTGCCAGGATTGTCAATTACACCCCAGATCTGCCCAAGGCTGAAGTGGACAAAGCATTCAAAAAAGCTTTCAAGGTGTGGTCTGATGTGACGCCGCTCAACTTCACTAGAATCCGCAGTGGCACCGCTGACATCATGATCTCCTTTGGAAGGAGAGGTAATGAGAGAGAAAGTGATGTGTGCTTAGTTGACCTAGAGCTTGTGTTGCTTATCAGTTAAAAATGCTAATGGGATTTATTGATTTTTCAAATGATTGTAGAGCACGGCGACTTCTATCCATTTGACGGACCTTCTGGGCTACTGGCTCATGCTTTCCCTCCAGGACCAAAAGTTGGAGGAGATGCTCATTTTGATGAGGACGAACTCTGGTCAACTGATGCTAAAGGTGATGTGCTTTAAATATCATTTTTATTGGAAACATGCAGCTTATTGGTTCTAAAGGAAGAATCCAGGTGGGGCCTTTATAATGGAATAGAATTGTAGTCCACCGCAATGATTATTGTAGGCATCACAAGCTTTTACTATATTGTCTTCTGCATTTGCAATTTCACTTACTACATTATCTTGCCTTAGGCAGTTTGTTATGCACTTTGTCTTTTGATTTTGTACAATTGCATTActctgacctggagagcccaggatagcctgatcttgtcagatctctgaagccaAATGaggccagccttggttagcaattgaatGAGAGACTTCCAAGAAAGCCCAggattgctgtgcagaggcagtcaatggcaaaggcaaagccacctctgttagcatcttgccttgaaaaccccagcagaggtcaccataagtgagctatgacttgacatCACTTTCCACAACCACTGTTGCATTATTCTTTggttgtcttatgctgtctgattgcattgttttatactcTGTAATACTCCTTGAGTAAGGTGggctacaaataaaataaataaataaatgaacttcaTTCACcaagaagatagtttcagatcAGTAGCCaagtttgtctgtagtagaagagcttcatctgccaaagggagctctgactctcgaaaactcatagTCAGGAAaactagtttgtctttaaggtgctactgaacctggtTCTTGCTCTCACATTCACCATGAAGTTAGAACTACAAAGTTTAGCCAGCAAATTGCTTAGCAAgcagattctctctcttttttttttgcaggcatAACTGCATATGTTAATAATTTCACCAACAGTAGCTAAACAGGATGTTTGATTATTGCTTATTTGTCATCCATTGttcataataaataaaataataaatattgcctGTGTTATACCCAGATAAGCACACAGGCAATCTCTTGCAATTTATGTTTACTGGGAAATCAGGCacattgaattcagtggcacATAAGTATATGTaggagtatatatatatatatatacttatatatctaaaagtatatatttatatatacttatatatatataagtatatatagGATATGACTGATTTTAGTGGGATCAAAACATGTCCAAGTAGATCCTGGAATGCTAATCTTTAGACAACAGATAATATTTCTCATTTCACTGTGCAGGGAACTGAGGTGAATAATGCATAATGTTTTCATATTTTAACATACATTATAAAAAAGTAGCCAGCTAGTAAAAAAAATAGGCTAAATCAATTATACAGTATCAGTTTTTGTTGTTTCAATATTGATGTGCTGTTTTCTAGGCTACAACCTGTTCCTTGTTGCTGCCCATGAGTTTGGTCATTCACTGGGACTCGAGCATTCCAGAGACCCCGGAGCGCTGATGTATCCTGTCTACACATACACAGGCAACACTGGCTTTGTACTTCCAGATGATGACGTACAAGGCATCCAGACCCTTTATGGTATGCCTGCCATTTCCTCGATTTGCGTAAATATTCtctgcagtgctttttttctttaaaaaaaacaccagaggtgccagaactcatgcttcttttgaaaaaaaaaacctgatccTGTGGTAGAATTGTGGATAGTAAATTTCCACAGGCATCCTTTTACTAGGATGATGATGCAAGAAAGCCATTGTAAGACCTTGTGTAGACATATGAAACTACAGGTTTCATCTATGAAATGGTCTAGATTCTGCAGAATTGCATATGCAGTTTCAAAACCATATCAGTTATCAGCTCCATGCTTTTATTCCTGTCTGCCACATGGACAAGTTGCCCAGTTTTTATCATAAAAATCCCCCGTCTCTGTTTCTTCTTTCAATATTATCTAGCATCTTTTCGCTCATACCTCTCACCAGTGTCTACCATCCCACAATTTCTTAAATGCAAGTTAAGAACTTTTTGATACAAACCCACCCTGTGTGTCTCCCTAGATTTCAGTACATGCAAGCCAAACTCCTAATCTGGTTACCTCAGTGACTGTAGTTGTGTAGTTTGACTTGAGCCTCTTGTGACTATATAGTCACTGCCTACTCTACTATGTAGTCACTGCCTACTCTCTCAGGCTAGAACATTGTAGCTTGTGGCTGCTCTTGcccattctttttatttttaattattattttattagtgcaaagcagaaaaagaaatcAGTGCTGGCGACTCTGCTGGTTTTTATGTATATGCATTGTTATTGTTTTGGTTgattataattattttaaaatttgtttttattatttacattttaacTTGTTAGCAGTCTTAGTGGcacttgtgagggcagaaaggtgggatacaagttttattaaatgaaaacaaataatTATATTCTGATCAATCATGTGCTATAGGCTTCTTGGGACTGTACCATGCCAGATGTTAAGTGGTGGGATCTCATGTTAAAATGCTGCTGACATTTAGGGGGGGAAATCCAACTCCCTCTGTGTAGAAAAATAACATATATGGGAGATCGAGACTATATGCAGAGAGACTTCTATGCAAGAGACTATTAAAAATACAGATCTCTCGCCTGCTCTGAAATGATAGCATCCCAGAAGATTGAAACCACCTGCTTTATCTGGATGTGTAGCTGAGCCTTAAGGTTCATGGTACAAATAGCTTCAGCTACCAGTTACACCCTGGAAAGTAACTGGTGGCTGAAGCTGTTTGTACCGCCTCTAcctttaataacataataatatttgatttatatactgcccttcaggcaacttattgcccactcagagcagtttacaaaatgtgttattattatcctcacagcaatcaccctgtgaggtgggtggggctgagagagctctgcgagagctgtgactggcccaaggtcacctagctggcttcaagcggaggagtggggaatgaaacccggttctccagattagagtcctgccgctcttaacaatacaacaaactggctctctttctaCATATTGGTGAGACAAATAGTAAATCAGGCATTAGCAATCTCCACTCTTCTGCCTGGttggtttcttttatttgccataTATTATTAAACAAATGCATTAGGCTGCCATGAATATATAGTTGTAGCCTGCAAGAAGACATTTACAACGTATCTTGTAATTCACCTGCACAGGTAAAGGAGAATATGATCCACATCCTGATCACCCTAAAACTCCGGAGAAATGTGATAAAAATTTGACCCTTGATGCGATAACAGACCTTCGAGGAGAAACAATGATATTTAAGGACAGGTGAGACACAAATGAAGCAGTTCGCTTATGCACATGTACTCCGAGCTGTATATACACTTTAGACTGGATCCAGTGATCTATGAACTCTGCTCTGCTCATGGAACTTTCTCCTCCTACTGCAGAAGCCCCTCattccccctgaaatgctgcatCCAGGGTTTAGGGGACTCATAGGAACAGTGCTGTGGTGTTATAACCTAGGAGTAGAAATCTGCAAAAATTGCACATGCCAACACACTCTCCTGGCAGAAGTGCACCAGTTGAAATAAATTATAGGATCTGACCCTTGATAAAAGGACTGTGATAAATTATGGTGAACTGCAATAGTTCAGACATGTACAAGTTAAGACTCCATGCAAAATGCGGCTTACTAACCTCTGGAGGCTTCCCAAAAGTTTGATAAAGCTCCTGTCTCTGCTATCTATCTAGAACTCCAAAAGAAAGGGGATTTGTCAATGCATGGCTAGTGGGGTATGTTGAGCTTGGTGGGTTCTAACTTGTTCTAGTGCCAAATTAGGGTTGTCATGTCAACTccagggaaatgcctggagatttggggaaggagcctggggagggtggggttggaggatgggagggacctcagtggggtacaatgccatcatgtccaccttccaaagtagccattttctccaggggaactactCTCTGTGGTCAggggatcaattgtaattctgcccccacctggaggttggtagcccTATGCCAGATTTAAGTCATTTCATAGGCCAGGTCACACACTAGAATATGCTTTTTGTGCATGAATCCCGAGCAAGAAAGATGCTTGCCATTTGAGTTTCGAATCCTTTAGAGCTAAGAGATGCATTTCTTATATTTTTTACAGAGAGTTCGTTTGTGGAGCACTTATATATACTTTCTTATGAATGAGAACAGCTCAGTTAAATTTTGCCCTGCTTTTCACTGAAAACGTTCCTCTTCTCATCACAGGTTCTTCTGGCGCCTGCACCCTCAGATGGTTGAAGCAGAATTGGTACAAATTAAATCATTTTGGCCAGAAATGCCGGCTAAGATCGATGCTGCCTATGAACACCCTACCAATGACCATGTGCTGCTTTTTAGGGGTAAGTCTTCTGCAgataacagaacagaacagaacaacaAAGGCCTCGCACTCTGTGTTATGGGCTGCCTGGGTAAACGGGTAAACAGCAGCAACAGACAGGCAgcgcgatcctaagcagagctacactctTCAATATCCATTGAAATCCACAGGCTTCAAAGGGTAGAAATCAGTCTATGATCTCACTTTTAAAGTCTTGGCTTGAGTCTTTCGGAcacaggcagactataaattatcaATCCACAAATAGAACAAACAAATGGGTGCTTTCCCCATTTTCAGTAGCAGCCTGTTCATACGTTCCTAGGAAGTTGCTCTTGGGATCCATTCTTACCTGTTGTCTTCAGGGATGCAGGAGACTCATCCAGAAGCCTTCTTCATCAAATTACAGTTCCTTGGATCATCTTTTATCTCTAAAGAGAAGGGATGCATTTACAGGGCCAGATcgattggggggggcaggggggtagtcttcccctggcaccgccaaagagggggtgccggatgcagctgccagccaccgggagcacaGGGGCGAcagcacggggggctgggaggctgaccgcgccattcgcctgccccacaggacagggggcgctgGCTTACTGCACGCCCCCTGTACTGTGGGATAGGTGAatagcagcacaggtggctgggaggccacccacgccattcgactgccccgcaagacaggggGCGGGCAGCCGcctcctgtcctgtggggcaggcgcatggcgtgggtggcttcccagccccctgcgctgcctctgCCAACTCCGCAGCACGCCGGGGCAGCcggcaagtgacatcatcacgtagtgCCGGGAGTGCATGCGCGTGTGAGGAGCCAGActtggctgccagctgctgggagcgccggcaaccctagatctggccctgtgcATTTATCGTCCTATCAGGCTTTGCTTAATCTGGGTTTGTTATTCCCAGACTATTTGACTCttactctaaaaaaaaaaaaaagagtctctCTCTGTTGGCCTAGAAGATCAAAGGAACACATGGATCTTCACTGGCCCATTGGGTCATTTTTATTCATGTAAACTTTCCTAGTGACTGATCATCAATTCAAAAGGGAAAATGACGATGTGTATCATGAAATTATCTGCTTACATTAGCATGATTGTTGCAAGAACAAGGTATTTGCAGGGCTCCAGAGCCAGGCGGTGGCATTTGAACTTTCAAAGTTTGTCATTAAAATAGAGACAGTGCTTTGTAGTGGTTGCAATGTTGGAATAAGCTTGGGGGAAGCTGGTTCTAACCTCTCACTCAGCCACGAAGCTCATGGTGTGACTATGGGCTGTCACACCATGAATAATAACCTGCTTCAAAAAGCACATTAAGAGCCAAAATTACTACTTTTAAGTCCTTTTGCTTTCCAGAGAGCAGAGTTAAGCACTTGCTTTAATGTCCTATTGACTAGAGTGGGACTTAAATGTGCATAACTTTGGCTGGATCTTAAAGTTTTATGGCAAGCGTTTGCTTAACTCACTTCACCCTTTTTTAATCACAGTGGGATAAATGGCCCTCAATTTTATTTTAGAGAATAGACTTGGAGATTGAGAGAGTAATACATTTTATGCCATACTATTGAATTGCAATTTTGAACCCAGATAGTCTAATACATGATTCATATTTACTCTCAGGCAAGAAATTCTGGGCTCTGAAGGGATACGACATAGTAGAAGGCTATCCCAAAAAACTTTATGAACTGGGATTTCCGAGATCTGTGAAGACCATCGATGCAGCTGTCCATATCAGTGACACTGGCAAAACTCTTTTTTTCACTGGCGAAACTTACTGGAGGTATGTGGGAAAGCCTGTACACCCGATGGTGCTCCTATGCCCGTGGTCTAATCTGCTTCTCTTGCTCATTCTCACTGACCTAAGATCCACAACCATAGTATCTTTAAGTTATTTTTATTTGGGGTTTTGTACATTTCAGAAATATTGGGTTTCTTTTTTATAAATGAGAAGTATGACAATGGCATATATATGATGGTTGGATTTACATTTGATGAAACCTTTTTTAATTCATACTCTTTCCGGATCAGAATGAaatttacagtggaatcctaaacagattagACCTTATAAGGGTCTaagcctgtttaggattgtactgagtcCAACCTAGCCAACCTTCTTGTAAGGATTAAATGGGGAGGAGAGTGCCAAACATGATGCACTGAGCTCAGTGGATGAGGGGTGGGCTAAATAGGTGTGTTGGTTCAGGGAGAGGCTATGGCTCAGCGTAAATGCCTCTTCTTGACATGTAGAAAGTCCAAGGTTCAATCCCCTGCACCTCCAGCTTAAAAGGATCAAGTTGTAGGTAATGTAAAAGAGCTCTACCTCCCAATCAGAATAGATTATATTGACCTCAACAGACTAAGAATCTTATTCAATAAAGGCAGTTCATTATGAGACCTACTTGAGTATGAGATACTGCCCTTTCTGTAATAAGATTTGTTTATTCTGTAGTGTAAGTGGGGGTGGACACCAAATATGTACTTTTCTGTCCAGGCAGGAGTTTACGGGCTGATTATATATACATGTATTTTAAAAGCTTGCTACAGctgtttcatatttctagttTTATGATTCTTTTAAAACCTCTACTTTATGTTGTGCACAGGTATTATATCATTGTAAACTGCATTTGTGTACTACTTGAAATAGAATTGTAAATACGTGCAAGCTGCAAATaaatagtctttttaaaaaactctttcatATAGCTATGATGAACAAAACCAAGTTATGGACAAAGGCTATCCTAGAATCATAGAAGAAGACTTTCCAGGGATTGGTAACCGAGTAGATGCAGCCTACCAGAAAAATGGTGTGTATTTCCATCTTGATTTTCCCCCATGTTGTTAAGAAGGCACAATCCCAAAAGGATGTTGTCAGCCCAAGTAATAGTCCCATACGAAGCACACTTACTTATAAGTAAATCACCAAGGAAGCAAGCAGCCTTGAGCGAGTGGTGATTATGGTTGCAGGAGGCAACCGCCaatgaactcagtgggacttacttttgagtcaACATGCCTAGAATTGGGCTTCAGTTAATCCCAGCTAATTAATTCCATCCTATCAATGGGAATCAAAACCATTTGAATAGAACTAGTGTGTTTACAATAGCGACATTCAGCAGCTAGAAAGATGGGGCCAGAAGTCAGGTTTTCTTGGCTGGTTCCAGTCTTAATGTTGCTCTCATGTCCCCAAATCACTTGCCTTATTCTTTTTGACAGCTTAAAAAATGAGTAAAAATAATCAGACTCCTGCATGTTTGCAGCTAATGCTACACAAAGGAATGTAAAGTTTTCAAGAAACTGAATTACTGTAAAGTATCAATATGTGTACAGGTTGGCTGGCCAGCACCTGGAAAAAATCCTTTAAACACAAGCCTAAACAACTTGTGATGCTCCAAGTTGAAcataatatatattcataatttagACTCCACCTTCTGTTTATATAACTTACTTACATTTGAGGAAAGAAGAGGGTTGCCAAACACCTGGCAAGTTACGAAATGTGTGGTTAGTGGGTTAGTTTTCATCGGCTGAGTGAATCAGCAGTCGTGCTGGCCTACTCTAGATCAACAAATCATATtgtaaactgatttttttaaaaaaaatctcacccTGTATTGcgtttttaaaatatgaaataaacACTCTTAACAAAACCAATGACAGAGACACATACATGCAATTTCATCAAACTGGTCTTCTTTTCTTGCaggttatatatattttttcaatgGACCGTTGCAGTTTGAATACAGCATCTGGAGTGAAAGAATCCTTCGTGTCTTGAACACCAACTCGATTTTCTTCTGCTAACTGCACAGGGCCAGGTTCTGAGCTGTGGGACACTCTGTCACCCATAAAGAGGGATATTGTGGGGAAAGGGTATTTTTTTTAACCTAGAAGCTTGATTCTGTGAATAAGCTCTGGTAATTCTGCTATCAAATGTATATTGTATATATGGGACAGTATAGTGCCACATACATCAGTCTGGAACTGAATTAAACTAAAAAGGGGTAGAATGAATGCATAAGCATTTTGAGGGGCATTATGGTAtttaaaaatagggttgccaactttcggtcgggaaattcctggggacttTTGGAGAAGAACCTGAGGAGGggctgggtttggggaaaggaaaggccTCAACAGGGTACAATGGCATAAAGTCTACTCTTCAAAGCAGTCATTtgtctcctggggaactgatctctgttttttggagatcagttgtaattctgggagattgccaggccctacctggaggttggcaaccctatttaa
The DNA window shown above is from Eublepharis macularius isolate TG4126 chromosome 3, MPM_Emac_v1.0, whole genome shotgun sequence and carries:
- the LOC129325830 gene encoding collagenase 3-like; this encodes MHPTSAASFFLLLGLSGCFKLPLSDEDDSDEFKKEDFAFAERYLKTHYNLKSNPSGLLKKSADSMASKLREMQAFFGLEVTGKLDEETFELMQEPRCGVPDVGEYNFFPRKLKWSQNNLTYRIVNYTPDLPKAEVDKAFKKAFKVWSDVTPLNFTRIRSGTADIMISFGRREHGDFYPFDGPSGLLAHAFPPGPKVGGDAHFDEDELWSTDAKGYNLFLVAAHEFGHSLGLEHSRDPGALMYPVYTYTGNTGFVLPDDDVQGIQTLYGKGEYDPHPDHPKTPEKCDKNLTLDAITDLRGETMIFKDRFFWRLHPQMVEAELVQIKSFWPEMPAKIDAAYEHPTNDHVLLFRGKKFWALKGYDIVEGYPKKLYELGFPRSVKTIDAAVHISDTGKTLFFTGETYWSYDEQNQVMDKGYPRIIEEDFPGIGNRVDAAYQKNGYIYFFNGPLQFEYSIWSERILRVLNTNSIFFC